AGAAGCCAGCGCCAGCGAAGAATAGATATTTCTGGAAGGACTGCTTAAAATAACCATGGTGTCCTCACGGAAATGATAACATAGATGATCGTAATCCCCTTCCTTATAAACATGATAAGGCTTTTTCCCGGCATCCCTCAGCAATATATTGGTAGGGTAGAAATACTCACCTTTCTGACTGATTAACTGATTGTTACGATAAATCGCATAGGAATACCTGCTAAGTTCATTAAATTTTCCAAGGTCTTTTTCTATGACCAGATCAGGATAAATGCTTTCTTCAAGGAAGATTTTGCGTTTGAGTAAAACAGTAATATAACCGAAGTCAATACTATCACGACTGACAGGCAATTTGAGAAAATAAAGCGGAGTACCTTCAAAACTACTGATGAAATACTGTGTGGATGAGGCGTTTAAAGCGATGGCATGTTCAATTAATGTATCATAAGTGCTTAAATTAAATGTATCAGAGGATTTAAAGGGCATTCCACTGCTTGAAAAAGTTTTCAGTTCAAACTCATAGTTAGAAAAATAGCCGCTGAAATAAATCTGCTTAAGCCTTTTGGCAAGTATGTTCCTCGAAATCATCGGATTTGTGTAAAATGAAACCAGATAATTGTCTTTTTCAATTTTTCCGGCAATATCATTCAGAAGGTATTCGGTTAAGGCATCACGCCCACTAATCACCTGATTGACAAGAAGTTTCTTTTTTTCAATATCCCTGATATTGATGGCATGAACGACCTGATGAGCAGTAAATGCTGCACTGAGAATAATCAATGTCAGGGCAATGGCCATATTATTATCGTCAATCTTTTTTTCGAAAATGAAAAACAAAAAGGTTACGATTAAAAAAAGCGGATTAAGTAAATAATAATTGGCTGACCTGTTGAAAATCAAATATACAACGACTGCCACCGAAGCCCCGATGATCCAGATAAGATTTTCCATCTTTGACTTTCGGATGTTTATCGCCAGATACCTGACAAGCCTGATAAATGAAAAAAACATTAAAAAGATAATCAGAAAAGAAAAGAACGTATAAATGTTAAATTTCAGAAAATCATTCATATCGAAAGGAATGGACGAATTGATGATCAGTCCGCTGATGATATCGGAAATAAGGCCTAACACCCACAAGGCAAGGCAGAAAAAGATAAACACCCATACGATACGTAGAAACTTCCCGGAGGGGAAACGTAAAGGCAGATGAGAGGTAAGAAGTACAACAAACCACGACAATAAAAAGACTATGATGAACAGATCACCTATGGAGGAGAGAAGCCGTGAACTGGCATATACCTCAGGACTGAATATTTTATTTTGAAATAAAACAGCAGGTATCCGGAGAATTTTCCACCCCAGAATGGTGGCAATGAGTATGGCCAGAAATATCGTCCACCCATGGAAATACTTTTTTCTCCGGAGGAATATATTTATCTGCTGGTGAACCACAAAAAATATCAGAATACCACCGGGAATATAAAGCAACAGCAACCAGATATTGAAGAATTGATTTTCTTTCTTCTCCAGAGCAAACAGCGGCTGCTTGCTGGCGGATGTTACAATGTAATCACCTGACAATGAAGATGTTTCATCCTTTAATTTAAAAAGTTTTCTATTCTTCCCCAATTTAAAATCATTGCTCAGGTATTTGTTTTCAAAAGGAAAATCATTTTGTACCAGTTTGAGGGCAATAAACTGATAGAATCCCCCATCTCTGCCCATAGTGAGGTAATATCCATTATAAACTTTTGATAAGATAAAATGGTTAAAAGTATTGGTAAATTCAGGTGGCACCACCCGGTTGGTGTTCCATAAAATCACTTTATTGTTGAGTAATACATAAATGAAAATGTTTTTATCAGTAGCAAGTTGTTTGAGTTCATCAATTTTATTGAACATCTCGGCAACATTCAGATGTTCAAGTTGGTCGAAAACTGAGTTACAAAGCTTTTCATCATCAATGACCTCTCTCTGAATTCTTTTAAATTCATGTTTAAGCTGAATATTTAAAAAATATGTCTTACTGAGATAACTGAATACAACGGCAAGGGAAATCAATAAAATTCCGGCATAAAAAAAGCGGGATCCGTATTTGAAAAAATCTTTCATTATCTTCAGGAGGTGCAAAATTAGACAATAAACTTCATCTGTCCGCAAGCCGGATAAATGGAGCAGAGTATCTTTGAAGGATGTTTGAAACAGCCATAAAACCGGAAAAAGCCATATTAGTTGGCATAATCAGAAAAAAAGAGACTGAAGAAACGGTTTATCAGAACCTGAACGAGCTGGCTTTTCTGGCCGATACAGCCGGTGCCGAAGTTATCATGCGGGTAACACAAAAGATAGACCCACCCAACAGCCGTACATTTATTGGTTCAGGAAAACTGAAGGAACTGGTTGATATTTGTGTGGAAAAAGAACCCGACCTGATCATTTTTGACGATGAACTCAGTCCGACACAAATCCGTAACCTCGACAGGGAATTAAAATGCAAAATCATTGACCGCACCAGCCTGATTCTTGATATTTTTGCCAAAAGAGCCAAAACGGCTCAGGCCCGGACACAGGTAGAACTTGCACAATATCAATATCTTTTGCCAAGATTAACGCGGATGTGGACTCACCTTGAGCGTCAGAGGGGAGGCATAGGACTGAGAGGCCCCGGTGAAACTGAAATTGAAACCGACAGAAGGGCTATCCGAAATAAAATTGCAGTACTGAAACGAAAACTGGAGTCTATTGACAGGCAAAACACCGTACAACGCGG
The sequence above is drawn from the Sphingobacteriales bacterium genome and encodes:
- the hflX gene encoding GTPase HflX; translated protein: MFETAIKPEKAILVGIIRKKETEETVYQNLNELAFLADTAGAEVIMRVTQKIDPPNSRTFIGSGKLKELVDICVEKEPDLIIFDDELSPTQIRNLDRELKCKIIDRTSLILDIFAKRAKTAQARTQVELAQYQYLLPRLTRMWTHLERQRGGIGLRGPGETEIETDRRAIRNKIAVLKRKLESIDRQNTVQRGQRTQKVRVALVGYTNAGKSTTMNFLSKADVFAEDKLFATIDTTVRNVVIDQITFLLSDTVGFIRKLPHKLIESFKSTLDEVREADIIVHVADISHPDFEQQLHTVNQTLEEMNVHHKPTLLLLNKMDKLEPDAEAFRFSSPHPHLFVSVTKRINTEKFRQLLLQMVVETYRKVYPHYPLKVTD